The Enterococcus sp. 7F3_DIV0205 genome has a window encoding:
- a CDS encoding WxL domain-containing protein: MNKKIVCSLIVTLTSASVLLPVTVKADELNSDITVSVDAGTGTGPAEEEISDKTPRDGEFIIKAVSDFNYPSVPLGETRAATIAKDKAYGIEVVDVTGNGTGWNVKVAMDSFKVKGGVNDGEDLKGWELTIPTAEVTSKSASIRPENTPVGKEAKISGTLSSVVFKADEGKGMGRYTNIFERYADKQEPTRTTGVQLSIPNTARKASYIGKLNWTLTNTPN; the protein is encoded by the coding sequence ATGAATAAAAAAATAGTATGTAGTTTAATAGTAACATTAACATCTGCTAGCGTACTTTTACCAGTTACAGTAAAGGCAGATGAGTTAAATTCTGATATAACGGTCTCTGTTGATGCAGGAACAGGAACAGGACCCGCTGAAGAAGAAATATCAGACAAAACACCTCGTGATGGAGAATTTATCATCAAAGCAGTCTCAGACTTTAATTATCCTTCTGTTCCCTTAGGAGAAACAAGAGCCGCAACGATTGCCAAAGATAAAGCATATGGGATTGAAGTTGTTGATGTAACGGGGAACGGCACTGGTTGGAACGTTAAAGTAGCGATGGATTCATTCAAAGTGAAAGGCGGAGTAAATGACGGAGAAGACTTAAAAGGTTGGGAATTAACAATTCCAACAGCTGAAGTTACCTCAAAAAGTGCATCTATCCGTCCTGAAAACACACCAGTTGGAAAAGAAGCAAAGATATCAGGTACTCTATCAAGCGTAGTGTTCAAAGCAGATGAAGGCAAAGGAATGGGCCGTTATACAAATATTTTTGAACGATATGCTGATAAGCAAGAACCAACAAGAACAACAGGTGTTCAATTATCAATTCCTAATACGGCACGTAAAGCAAGCTATATCGGGAAATTGAACTGGACATTAACAAATACACCAAATTAA